A genomic stretch from Polyangium spumosum includes:
- a CDS encoding YwiC-like family protein gives MSSAPLAASAPARSLAPREHGAYGQLGLPLVAGLALGRPGIAAFGLAIAWVAAFLAHEPLLVLLGQRGKKARAQDGPRAASRLAVLACVMVLAGVVGLLFAPPEARLGLVPPALLGLVVMAFVWRKEEKTTAGEIVAAAALSGAGFPVALAGGVAVLPAAVAWIVWTTAFLMSTLAVRAVIARAKHEGSVLLVAAYVVTIGLGAASVVLALRGVLPLGAPIALAPFVMLSLGVSVFRVHTRHLRRIGWGLMGACVATLGVLVATLR, from the coding sequence ATGTCCTCGGCCCCGCTCGCCGCCTCGGCTCCTGCGCGTTCGCTCGCGCCGCGGGAGCATGGCGCTTACGGTCAGCTCGGCCTGCCGCTCGTGGCCGGCCTCGCCCTCGGCCGGCCGGGGATCGCGGCGTTTGGCCTCGCGATCGCGTGGGTGGCCGCGTTCCTCGCGCACGAGCCTCTGCTCGTCCTGCTCGGCCAGCGCGGCAAGAAGGCCCGCGCGCAGGACGGCCCGCGCGCGGCCAGCCGCCTCGCCGTGCTCGCCTGCGTGATGGTGCTCGCGGGCGTGGTCGGTTTGCTCTTCGCGCCGCCCGAGGCGAGGCTCGGGCTCGTCCCGCCGGCGCTGCTCGGGCTCGTGGTCATGGCGTTCGTCTGGCGGAAGGAAGAGAAGACGACGGCGGGGGAGATCGTCGCGGCGGCGGCGCTCTCGGGGGCGGGTTTTCCGGTGGCGCTTGCGGGCGGCGTCGCGGTGTTGCCCGCGGCGGTGGCCTGGATCGTGTGGACGACGGCGTTCCTCATGTCCACGCTCGCGGTGCGCGCCGTGATCGCGCGGGCGAAACACGAGGGGAGCGTGCTGCTCGTCGCCGCGTACGTCGTGACGATCGGCCTCGGCGCGGCGAGCGTGGTCCTCGCGCTCCGGGGCGTGCTCCCGCTCGGCGCGCCGATCGCGCTCGCGCCGTTCGTGATGCTCTCGCTCGGGGTCAGCGTGTTCCGGGTGCACACGCGGCATTTGCGCCGCATCGGGTGGGGGCTCATGGGCGCGTGCGTGGCGACGCTCGGGGTCCTCGTCGCCACGCTGCGCTAG
- a CDS encoding putative metal-binding motif-containing protein, with amino-acid sequence MLKSCVSCEGFVPGSASSCPHCGAAVATSGAPSALAGLGKSLAALATGGAMAVTLMACYGLPPCESSVDADGDGVPACNDYGNSDCDDTNRDIHPGAEDPKGDGIDQNCDGVDGKAWDEPDAGDGGACISCAMGLSTLGTTDVDVCEGPALTAFQALKQCACQDVCAAVCQDNSFCTGVATPADCQACLDTQCSTQKLDCQEN; translated from the coding sequence ATGTTGAAGAGTTGCGTATCTTGTGAAGGCTTCGTCCCCGGATCGGCCTCGAGCTGCCCCCACTGCGGCGCGGCCGTGGCCACGAGCGGGGCGCCCTCGGCGCTCGCGGGCCTCGGGAAGAGCCTCGCGGCCCTGGCGACGGGCGGGGCGATGGCCGTCACGCTCATGGCTTGTTATGGCCTGCCCCCGTGCGAGTCGAGCGTGGACGCCGACGGCGACGGCGTCCCGGCCTGCAACGACTACGGCAACAGCGATTGCGACGATACGAACAGGGACATCCACCCGGGCGCCGAGGATCCGAAGGGCGACGGGATCGATCAGAACTGCGACGGCGTCGACGGCAAGGCCTGGGACGAGCCGGACGCGGGCGACGGCGGGGCGTGTATTTCCTGCGCGATGGGCCTGTCCACGCTGGGCACGACGGACGTCGACGTCTGCGAAGGCCCGGCCCTCACGGCGTTCCAGGCGCTCAAGCAATGCGCCTGCCAGGACGTCTGCGCGGCCGTATGCCAGGACAACTCTTTCTGCACGGGCGTCGCGACGCCGGCCGATTGCCAGGCCTGCCTCGATACGCAGTGCAGCACGCAGAAGCTCGATTGCCAGGAAAACTAG
- a CDS encoding hybrid sensor histidine kinase/response regulator, with translation MPRRTTPQGQPLFRWIWHAFFRTALIPLLLVEVVLILAYLGANRFVQRENTAAIRTVASEELSRIATREAAFLDQQLSAATVGVKVLADEVGRSLDEPLGLSDAERTAALERYAVAPEGLYYRTRDEGGSALFYSSRTKIDDAEREKVLKTERLDPLLRSIVRNNPLWVQAYLNTSDSMNRIYPFMDVRKQYPPDMDIPSYNFYYEADAKHNPTREVVWTDVYVDPAGQGWMASCIAPVYRGEALEGVVGADVTVATLVAQVLGLRIPWEGYGVLIGRTGTILALPRGGERDFALTELTEHDYQAAILKDTFKPDAFNLYKRKDVGELSGAVERQREGLFEGALSGEAKRVAWSTVDATGWKLVVIVPQARIDGQAVTLGERIGRIALYMVGGLVVFYICFFVYLYRKARTMSRGIADPLTRINDLVRNIGEGHYAQEAVPVAVVELDETARGVVGMGRRLGEDNAALLRTQDELRAAKEQAESAARAKSEFLARMSHEIRTPMNGVLGMTELLLETSLAPVQKEYAGIIQGSAKGLLSIINDILDFSKMEAGKMELAREPFELDTLLEGTLDMLAQRAHDKHVELVLRLPDEVPRDLAGDPGRLRQVLVNLLGNAVKFTDAGEAVTSVSVAAEDTRSVLLRFEVKDTGVGIAPGDHDRIFDAFAQADGSSTRRHGGTGLGLAISRQLVRLFGGELGLSSEQGRGSTFWFTARLEKAPPRASRAATKPNVAGLCALVVDDSPASRAALCATLTGLGMKADEADGGGAAMNLLHQAASAGRPYDVLLVDRDMPGMSGCDVVDAALSSPKTASIAFILLLPVGREAPPLPPGARAARIHKPVHRSALTAALSAVAGPRAAIHDEAPRSEKPVDSGAHAGLRVLLAEDNLVNQKVAQKMLATLGCVVTTVDNGRAAVEAFERGSYRLVLMDCQMPEMDGYRATEEIRRREEARGLSRTPIVALTANAMAQDRERALSAGMDDHLAKPIERADLQRMLVRHVALSRDAAGAPRGVSASEDAGPVLDARMVEGLRELGALEEIGRAFLAEVPGRMVGLREASKKRDVVDLERRAHALKGSSGAVGAKRVAETSARLESLARSGAIDGAEELITRLEREFEDFARAIEDEWSRDAAGPGA, from the coding sequence ATGCCCCGCCGAACCACCCCGCAAGGCCAGCCCCTCTTTCGCTGGATCTGGCATGCGTTCTTCCGCACTGCGCTGATTCCGCTGCTTCTCGTCGAGGTCGTCCTCATCCTCGCGTACCTCGGCGCGAACCGGTTCGTGCAACGCGAGAACACGGCCGCCATACGCACGGTGGCGAGCGAGGAGCTGTCGCGCATCGCGACGCGGGAGGCGGCCTTCCTCGACCAGCAGCTCTCGGCGGCCACGGTGGGCGTCAAGGTCCTCGCGGACGAAGTCGGCCGGTCCCTCGACGAGCCGCTCGGCCTCTCGGACGCGGAGCGAACGGCGGCGCTCGAGCGGTACGCGGTCGCGCCGGAGGGGTTGTATTACCGGACGCGCGACGAGGGAGGGAGCGCGCTTTTTTACAGCAGCCGCACGAAGATCGACGACGCCGAGCGCGAGAAGGTATTGAAGACCGAGCGCCTCGACCCGCTGCTCCGATCGATCGTTCGGAACAACCCGCTGTGGGTCCAGGCGTACCTGAACACGTCGGACTCGATGAACCGCATCTATCCGTTCATGGACGTGCGCAAGCAATACCCGCCGGACATGGACATTCCCTCGTACAATTTCTACTACGAGGCCGACGCGAAGCACAACCCGACGCGCGAGGTCGTCTGGACCGACGTCTACGTGGATCCGGCCGGGCAGGGCTGGATGGCGTCGTGTATCGCGCCCGTGTACCGCGGCGAGGCGCTCGAAGGCGTGGTGGGGGCCGACGTCACGGTGGCCACGCTCGTCGCGCAGGTGCTCGGGCTACGCATTCCCTGGGAGGGTTATGGCGTCCTCATCGGGCGAACGGGCACGATCCTGGCCCTGCCTCGGGGCGGTGAGCGCGATTTCGCGCTCACCGAGCTCACGGAGCACGATTATCAGGCCGCCATTTTGAAGGACACCTTCAAGCCCGACGCGTTCAACCTCTACAAACGCAAGGACGTCGGCGAGCTGTCGGGCGCCGTGGAGCGCCAGCGGGAGGGGCTCTTCGAGGGCGCGCTCTCGGGGGAGGCGAAACGCGTCGCCTGGAGCACGGTCGACGCGACCGGCTGGAAGCTCGTCGTCATCGTCCCCCAGGCCCGGATCGACGGCCAGGCCGTGACGCTCGGCGAGCGGATCGGGCGCATCGCGCTTTACATGGTCGGCGGGCTCGTCGTCTTTTACATTTGCTTCTTCGTCTACCTCTACCGGAAGGCGCGGACGATGAGCCGCGGCATCGCCGATCCGCTCACGCGCATCAACGACCTCGTGCGAAACATCGGCGAGGGCCATTATGCGCAGGAGGCGGTCCCGGTCGCGGTCGTCGAGCTCGACGAGACGGCGCGCGGGGTCGTCGGAATGGGGCGCAGGCTCGGCGAGGACAACGCGGCCCTGCTCCGCACGCAGGACGAGCTACGCGCCGCGAAGGAGCAGGCCGAGTCGGCCGCCCGCGCGAAGAGCGAGTTTCTGGCCCGCATGAGCCACGAGATCCGCACGCCCATGAACGGCGTGCTCGGCATGACGGAGCTCTTGCTCGAGACCTCGCTCGCCCCGGTGCAGAAGGAGTACGCAGGCATCATCCAGGGCTCCGCCAAGGGCCTTTTGTCGATCATCAACGACATCCTCGATTTCTCCAAGATGGAGGCGGGCAAGATGGAGCTCGCCCGCGAGCCGTTCGAGCTCGATACGCTGCTCGAGGGCACGCTCGACATGCTCGCCCAGCGCGCCCACGACAAACACGTCGAGCTCGTGCTGCGATTGCCGGACGAGGTGCCCAGGGACCTCGCGGGGGATCCGGGCCGATTGCGGCAGGTGCTCGTGAACCTGCTCGGCAACGCCGTCAAATTCACCGACGCGGGCGAGGCCGTCACGAGCGTGTCCGTCGCCGCGGAGGACACGCGCTCGGTGCTCCTGCGCTTCGAGGTGAAGGACACCGGCGTGGGGATCGCGCCCGGCGACCACGATCGAATCTTCGACGCCTTCGCGCAGGCCGACGGGTCGAGCACGCGGCGGCACGGCGGGACGGGGCTCGGGCTCGCGATTTCGAGGCAACTCGTGCGCCTCTTCGGCGGCGAGCTCGGCCTCTCGAGCGAGCAGGGCCGCGGCTCGACGTTCTGGTTCACGGCGCGGCTCGAAAAAGCCCCGCCGAGGGCGTCGCGCGCCGCGACGAAGCCCAACGTCGCGGGGCTCTGCGCGCTCGTCGTCGACGACAGCCCCGCCTCGCGCGCGGCCCTCTGCGCCACGCTCACGGGCCTCGGCATGAAGGCCGACGAGGCCGACGGCGGTGGCGCGGCCATGAACCTCCTGCACCAGGCGGCGTCGGCGGGGCGGCCCTACGATGTGCTGCTCGTCGACCGCGACATGCCGGGGATGAGCGGCTGCGACGTCGTGGACGCGGCCCTCTCGAGCCCGAAGACCGCGTCGATCGCGTTCATCCTGCTCTTGCCGGTGGGGCGCGAGGCCCCGCCGCTCCCGCCGGGCGCGCGCGCCGCGCGGATCCACAAGCCGGTGCACAGGTCGGCGCTCACGGCCGCGCTTTCGGCCGTCGCGGGCCCACGCGCGGCGATACACGACGAGGCGCCCCGGAGCGAAAAACCCGTCGATTCAGGGGCGCACGCGGGCCTTCGGGTCCTGCTCGCCGAGGACAACCTGGTCAACCAGAAGGTCGCGCAGAAGATGCTCGCGACGCTCGGCTGCGTGGTGACCACGGTCGACAATGGGCGCGCCGCGGTGGAGGCGTTCGAGCGCGGGTCGTACCGGCTCGTGCTGATGGATTGCCAGATGCCGGAGATGGACGGGTATCGCGCCACCGAGGAGATTCGCCGGCGGGAGGAGGCGCGGGGGCTCTCGCGTACGCCCATCGTCGCGCTGACGGCGAATGCGATGGCGCAGGACCGGGAGCGCGCGCTTTCGGCCGGCATGGACGACCACCTCGCCAAGCCCATCGAGCGCGCCGATCTCCAGCGCATGCTCGTGCGTCACGTGGCGCTCTCGCGCGACGCCGCGGGGGCGCCGCGCGGCGTGAGCGCGTCGGAGGACGCAGGGCCGGTCCTCGACGCGCGGATGGTCGAGGGGCTGCGCGAGCTCGGGGCGCTCGAAGAGATCGGGCGCGCCTTCCTCGCGGAGGTGCCGGGGCGCATGGTGGGATTGCGAGAGGCCTCGAAGAAGCGTGACGTGGTCGACCTCGAGCGGCGCGCGCACGCGCTCAAGGGTTCGAGCGGCGCGGTGGGCGCGAAGCGGGTGGCGGAGACGAGCGCGCGGCTCGAGAGCCTGGCGAGGTCCGGCGCGATCGACGGCGCGGAGGAGCTCATCACGCGCCTGGAGCGAGAATTCGAGGATTTCGCGCGCGCGATCGAGGACGAATGGAGCCGCGACGCAGCGGGGCCGGGCGCCTGA
- a CDS encoding radical SAM/SPASM domain-containing protein, with translation MPLRRVPVIPDEYFPAYVVWELTLRCDQPCAHCGSRAGGPRTTELGTAEALGVVRQLKERGAREVVLIGGEAYLHEGFLEIVRALREAGIRPTMTTGGRGIDAPLARAMKDAGLHSVSVSVDGLAPAHDLIRRAKSSFESATRAIGHLRGAGLLVAANTNVNRVNRGDLEPLYEHLRAQGIVAWQVQITAALGRAADRPDMLLQPYDLLDLVPRVAALKRRAFRDGITLMPGNNLGYFGPEEALLRSVKEGGRDHFVGCQAGKRVLGIESDGAVKGCPSLQSTPYVGGSLRERPLGVIWDEAPALAFARHRTPDDLWGFCRACPFAEVCMGGCTFTAHALFGRPGNNPYCHFRARTLAAEGKRERLVPAAPAEGRPFDHGLFELVLESTDAPESAPLGPPERLVQITRRP, from the coding sequence ATGCCCCTCCGCCGCGTCCCCGTGATCCCCGACGAATACTTCCCCGCCTATGTCGTCTGGGAGCTCACCCTCCGCTGCGATCAGCCCTGCGCCCATTGTGGATCACGCGCCGGGGGGCCGCGGACGACCGAGCTCGGGACGGCGGAGGCGCTCGGCGTCGTCCGGCAATTGAAGGAGCGCGGCGCGCGGGAGGTCGTGCTCATCGGCGGCGAGGCGTACCTGCACGAGGGTTTCCTCGAAATCGTCCGGGCCCTGCGTGAGGCGGGCATCCGGCCGACGATGACCACGGGCGGCCGCGGGATCGACGCGCCGCTCGCGCGGGCCATGAAAGACGCCGGGCTGCACAGCGTCTCGGTGAGCGTCGACGGGCTCGCGCCCGCGCACGACCTCATCCGGCGCGCGAAATCGAGCTTCGAGAGCGCCACGCGCGCGATCGGCCACCTGCGCGGGGCGGGGCTGCTCGTCGCGGCGAACACGAACGTCAATCGTGTCAATCGGGGTGACCTCGAGCCGCTCTACGAGCACCTCCGGGCCCAGGGCATCGTCGCCTGGCAGGTCCAGATCACGGCGGCCCTCGGCCGCGCCGCGGATCGCCCGGACATGCTCCTGCAGCCGTACGATCTGCTCGACCTCGTGCCGCGCGTGGCCGCGCTGAAGCGCCGCGCCTTTCGTGACGGCATCACGCTGATGCCCGGCAACAACCTCGGCTACTTCGGGCCCGAGGAGGCGCTCTTGCGCTCGGTGAAGGAGGGCGGGCGCGACCATTTCGTGGGTTGTCAGGCGGGAAAACGTGTCCTCGGCATCGAATCCGACGGCGCGGTGAAGGGTTGCCCGTCCTTGCAGAGCACCCCGTACGTCGGCGGCTCTTTACGCGAGCGCCCCCTCGGCGTGATCTGGGACGAAGCGCCGGCCCTCGCCTTCGCGCGCCATCGCACGCCGGACGACCTCTGGGGATTCTGCCGCGCCTGCCCCTTCGCCGAGGTCTGCATGGGCGGCTGCACGTTCACCGCGCACGCGCTCTTCGGGCGCCCCGGCAACAACCCATATTGCCATTTCCGCGCCCGCACCCTCGCCGCCGAGGGCAAACGCGAGCGCCTCGTCCCCGCCGCGCCCGCCGAGGGAAGACCCTTCGATCACGGCCTGTTCGAGCTCGTCCTCGAGAGCACGGACGCCCCCGAAAGCGCGCCGCTCGGCCCGCCGGAGAGGCTCGTGCAGATCACGCGGCGGCCGTGA
- a CDS encoding alpha/beta fold hydrolase, protein MHVTQANDGIKIAYRSFGEGPEVVFLVHGWMVSGAVHDDLLEHLERDGLRIIVPDLRGAGQSDKPEEGYSIKRYADDVLSIADAEGIKSFTVVGHSMGGQIAQWLAAHHADRVNGVVLLCPVPASGAPLPPEAIGLFSSAGGNRDAQRTILGLACKELAPASLERLLDDGARTLPAAVRLSFDVWRTGGFSDVLGQIKAPLLVVGTDDPFLPPAALKGEIVSKVRGARFAYLPGPGHYVQVERPRETAALLQAFLAAHRP, encoded by the coding sequence ATGCACGTCACGCAGGCGAACGACGGAATCAAGATCGCTTACCGCAGCTTCGGGGAGGGCCCCGAGGTGGTGTTCCTCGTCCACGGCTGGATGGTCTCGGGCGCGGTCCACGACGACCTGCTCGAGCACCTCGAGCGCGACGGCTTGCGCATCATCGTGCCCGACCTGCGCGGCGCGGGCCAGTCCGACAAACCCGAGGAGGGCTACTCGATCAAGCGTTATGCGGACGATGTCCTCTCGATCGCGGACGCCGAGGGCATCAAGTCCTTCACCGTCGTCGGCCACAGCATGGGCGGCCAGATCGCCCAGTGGCTCGCCGCCCACCACGCCGATCGCGTGAACGGCGTCGTGCTGCTTTGCCCCGTGCCCGCGAGCGGCGCGCCGCTGCCCCCCGAGGCGATCGGCCTCTTCTCGAGCGCCGGCGGCAACCGCGACGCGCAGCGGACGATCCTCGGCCTCGCCTGCAAGGAGCTCGCGCCCGCCTCGCTCGAGCGCCTGCTCGACGACGGTGCGCGCACGTTGCCTGCGGCCGTGCGGCTCTCGTTCGACGTGTGGCGCACGGGCGGGTTTTCCGACGTGCTCGGGCAGATCAAGGCGCCGCTGCTCGTCGTGGGCACCGACGATCCCTTCTTGCCGCCTGCCGCGCTGAAGGGCGAGATCGTCTCGAAGGTCCGCGGCGCTCGTTTCGCCTACCTGCCCGGGCCGGGGCACTACGTGCAGGTCGAGCGACCGCGCGAGACGGCCGCGCTCTTGCAAGCCTTCCTCGCCGCCCACCGGCCGTGA